The Nitrosospira multiformis ATCC 25196 region TCTGGAATGGACTGGTTTCTTCTCCTCAAGGGGCTCATCCTTGGCATAGTCGAAGGTCTGACGGAATTTCTCCCGATTTCGTCCACGGGCCACCTGATTCTGGTCAGCGACCTGCTCAACTTCAATGACGAAAAGGGCAAGGTATTTACCATCGTCATTCAGCTTGGCGCGATTCTGGCGGTATGCTGGGAATATCGCGTCAAGCTGCGCCATGTAGTGACGGACATCGGATCCCGCCAGGACGCAAACCGCTTTGTGTTGAATCTCTTGATCGCGTTTCTGCCCGCCGCAATTCTGGGTTTGCTGTTCATCAAAACCATCAAGCAATACCTGTTTCATCCGGTACCGGTCGCGCTGGCATTCATAGTCGGCGGCCTTCTAATTCTTTGGGCCGAGCGCCGGCCACATGTGGTGGACGTGGAACGGGTCGAAGACATGGACTGGAAGCATGCCTTGAAGGTGGGATTGGCTCAGTGCCTGGCGCTCATACCCGGCACTTCGCGCTCGGGCGCCACCATCATTGGCGGCCTCTTCTTCGGCCTGTCGCGCAAAGCCGCTACTGAATTTTCATTTTTCCTCGCGATTCCGGTTATGTTCGCGGCGACTTTTTATGATCTTTACAAGAATCGCGATATCCTTCATCTGGATGATGCGAGCGTGTTCGCGATCGGGTTCGTGGCATCCTTTATCAGCGCTCTCCTGGCGGTACGAGGTTTACTCCGCTTTGTCAGCCAGCATGATTTCTCCGTTTTTGCCTGGTATCGCATCGGGTTCGGGATTATCGTCCTGATTACGGCCTACTCCGGGATGGTTCAGTGGTCGGGGTAAGAAGCATTCCTTTCCAATGAGTTTTGCTCATGCACTGACGCTCTCCATTATTTTCCAGGTTATTGTCACCGCGATAAGCACGTTCTGAACTTCTCTAGGGTCAGGATGAACAGGAGGTTCTAACTCAGAGCGATGGAAACGAAAGGCCCTCAACTCTGCACCCAAGGTAGTCCCGCCGCCTTCCAACCGCCCTTGGTACCGCGATGGCCGGTTGCATCTTTCTCACCTTCGAATCCTTCGAGAACGTTGTAGCAATTCGTATACCCCAGTTCGGAAGCAGTAGCTGCGGCCTGATGCGAGCGCCCTCCCGTACGGCAGATGAACATGACCAGCGATTCCTGATCTACCTGGCTGGAAAGATAGTTGATGAAATCAGGGTTGGAACGCATTCCCGGATAAGACTGCCATTCGATTTCCACTGCACCGGGAATTCTTCCTACCCAATCCCATTCCGCGCGTGAACGCACATCCACCAGTTTCGCAGCCGGCGCTTCCTGGAGCAGGGTAAGCGCCTCGGCTGGTAACAGTGCCCCTTGGTAGGGCAGGTCCATTTCCTCGGCGCGCTTATGCGCCCTTTCGAGTATTGCAGTAATTGTTTCGGTTTCCATATGTTTACCATGACACGAATGAAATAATATGTAATGGTAATCGATTTTCAGCCATCTGGATGCCTGGAAAACTTCAATCGAGGGACAGGATGCAACAAACCCTGTCTCCTCCAACTTGCGGTATTTTATTGCTGAGGGAATGGCCACTCCCCTCCTGGGATATAATATCAATTCTGCAAATTCCCTTTATATGGGGACACTCCGCTTTTTAAAAGGAAGGCGCTTTCGCACGCTTGCATATTGATATGGTTTGGAGACTGAAATGGCGGTAGCCGATGTTCTGAAAATGATTCAGGACAACGAAGTCAGATTCGTTGATCTACGATTTACCGATACCCGCGGTAAAGAACAGCATGTAACCCTGCCCGCTCACGCCGTCGATGCGGACAAACTGGAGGACGGTCATACATTCGATGGCTCTTCCATCGCCGGCTGGAAGGGCGTGCAGGCGTCGGATATGCTCCTGATACCGGATACCGGTACTGCCCGGATGGATCCGTTCATGGACGAGGCCACCTTGTTCATCACCTGCGATGTGGTGGAGCCTGCGGATGGGAAGGGTTACGACCGGGATCCCCGTTCCCTGGCAAAACGCGGCGAAGCCTACCTCAAGTCGACCGGGATCGGCGATACCGCGTTTTTTGGTCCGGAGCCTGAATTCTTCATTTTTGATTCCGTAACCTGGCACGCCGACATGTCCGGCTGTTCCGTAAAAATCGAGTCGGAAGAAGCAGCCTGGAGTTCGGGAGTAAAATATGAGGGTGGCAATATCGGGCATCGTCCTGGTATCAAAGGGGGCTATTCCCCGGTTCCCCCGATCGATTCCTTGCACGACATCCGGTCGGCGATGTGTCTTGCACTTGAGGAAATGGGTATCGAAGTTGAAGTGCACCACCACGAAACGGCGACTGCCGGCCAGTGTGAAATAGGCACCAAGTACAGCAGCCTGGTGAAGCGTGCCGACTGGACGCAGGTATTCAAATACGTGGTGCACAACATTGCCCGCTCGTATGGAAAAACCGCCACCTTCATGCCAAAACCCATTGTAGGTGACAATGGCTCCGGGATGCATGTGCACCAGTCGATCTGGAAAGGCGGACGAAACCTGTTTTCCGGAAACGGGTATGCCGGGCTTTCGGAAATGGCAATGTATTATATTGGCGGAATCATCAACCATGCCAAGGCATTGAATGCCATTACCAACCCGGGGACCAACTCGTACAAGCGCCTCGTTCCAGGCTTTGAAGCACCCATCAATCTTGCATATTCCGTAAGTAACCGTTCGGCCGCTATCCGCATTCCTTATGCCAACAACCCCAAAGGCCGCCGGATCGAGGTGCGCTTCCCCGACCCTACCGCGAACCCTTACCTTGCATTTACTGCCATGCTGATGGCGGGGCTGGATGGAATCCAGAACAAGAGTCACCCGGGCGATCCGATGGACAAGAATCTCTACGACCTTCCACCCGAGGAGGCTGCCAGAATTCCCAATCCTTGCGCTTCCCTGGATGAAGCACTGGACAGCCTGGATAAGGATCGTAATTTCCTCACTCGCGGCGGGGTGTTTTCGAATGATATGATAGATGCCTACATCGAACTCAAGATGGAAGAAGTTACGCGCTTCCGGATGACGACGCACCCGGTCGAATTCGATATGTACTACAGCTTGTGAGCACTGTTTCTCACGCTCGGACCGCTCATGCTGTTTCATTGATCAGGACATAATATCCGATGAAAATTCTTTTTGTTACATTGCTCGCGCTGCCAATGCTCATGCTTGCCGGGTGTGGTCAGAAAACAGCGAAGGACGCGGAGAAACCGGGTGGGCAGCAGGCGCAACTGCCGGATGAGTTTACTTCCGAGAAGCAAATGCCATCAGTGCTGGAAGAAAGCCTCAGCCCGGAAGAGAAGTCTGCAATATTGAAAGAAATCATGCCGGCCGGGTCTGAGAGCGATTCCACACCCGAGGAAAAATTCCTGCAGTTGAAAAAAGACGCGGAGGCTGGCGATCCCAAAGCCCAGACCGGCCTCGGCGTTATGTACTATACGGGTGAAGCGATATCCAAGGATGCTTCGGGCAAAATCCTGAGTAATGACCCCGCTACCGCCGCCGCCTGGTTTCATCGCGCAGCTGAGCAGGGCTATGCGGATGCGCAATTCAACCTGGGGTTGCTGTATGCGAACGGCGAGGGGGTTCCTAAAGATTCCGTCAAGGCGTTCGGGCTGTTTCAAAAAGCGGCTGAACAGGGCAATGTTGACGCGCAAAATAACGTGGGGGTGATGTATTATTCGGGTGAAGGCGTGCCTAGAGACGAAGCCAAGGCGAAAG contains the following coding sequences:
- a CDS encoding undecaprenyl-diphosphate phosphatase, whose protein sequence is MDWFLLLKGLILGIVEGLTEFLPISSTGHLILVSDLLNFNDEKGKVFTIVIQLGAILAVCWEYRVKLRHVVTDIGSRQDANRFVLNLLIAFLPAAILGLLFIKTIKQYLFHPVPVALAFIVGGLLILWAERRPHVVDVERVEDMDWKHALKVGLAQCLALIPGTSRSGATIIGGLFFGLSRKAATEFSFFLAIPVMFAATFYDLYKNRDILHLDDASVFAIGFVASFISALLAVRGLLRFVSQHDFSVFAWYRIGFGIIVLITAYSGMVQWSG
- a CDS encoding rhodanese-like domain-containing protein, whose translation is METETITAILERAHKRAEEMDLPYQGALLPAEALTLLQEAPAAKLVDVRSRAEWDWVGRIPGAVEIEWQSYPGMRSNPDFINYLSSQVDQESLVMFICRTGGRSHQAAATASELGYTNCYNVLEGFEGEKDATGHRGTKGGWKAAGLPWVQS
- the glnA gene encoding type I glutamate--ammonia ligase is translated as MAVADVLKMIQDNEVRFVDLRFTDTRGKEQHVTLPAHAVDADKLEDGHTFDGSSIAGWKGVQASDMLLIPDTGTARMDPFMDEATLFITCDVVEPADGKGYDRDPRSLAKRGEAYLKSTGIGDTAFFGPEPEFFIFDSVTWHADMSGCSVKIESEEAAWSSGVKYEGGNIGHRPGIKGGYSPVPPIDSLHDIRSAMCLALEEMGIEVEVHHHETATAGQCEIGTKYSSLVKRADWTQVFKYVVHNIARSYGKTATFMPKPIVGDNGSGMHVHQSIWKGGRNLFSGNGYAGLSEMAMYYIGGIINHAKALNAITNPGTNSYKRLVPGFEAPINLAYSVSNRSAAIRIPYANNPKGRRIEVRFPDPTANPYLAFTAMLMAGLDGIQNKSHPGDPMDKNLYDLPPEEAARIPNPCASLDEALDSLDKDRNFLTRGGVFSNDMIDAYIELKMEEVTRFRMTTHPVEFDMYYSL
- a CDS encoding tetratricopeptide repeat protein translates to MKILFVTLLALPMLMLAGCGQKTAKDAEKPGGQQAQLPDEFTSEKQMPSVLEESLSPEEKSAILKEIMPAGSESDSTPEEKFLQLKKDAEAGDPKAQTGLGVMYYTGEAISKDASGKILSNDPATAAAWFHRAAEQGYADAQFNLGLLYANGEGVPKDSVKAFGLFQKAAEQGNVDAQNNVGVMYYSGEGVPRDEAKAKEWFKKAAAQGNADAQANLDVMK